The proteins below come from a single Methanomicrobiales archaeon genomic window:
- a CDS encoding potassium/proton antiporter, producing MVAIEIILAGAAALVLISIFANKISEWLGVPALLIFLLVGMLAGSEGPGGIYFDDPFIAQSIGIVALAYILFSGGIDTRWSEVRPVLARGVVLATVGVLLTAVLVGAFATAVLGFSPLEGLLLGAVVSSTDAAAVFSILRTRRASMKGILRPLLELESGSNDPMAVFLTIGIISLILMPERSALTLVPLFIQQMAVGGLFGYGMGWLTVHLINRLKLEFEGLYPVLTLTMVLLTYGVTAALGGSGFIAVYICGLVLGNSTFVHKNSLIRFHEGIAWLMQITLFLTLGLLVFPSHLLPLIVPGILIALFLIFIARPVAVLLCLLPWRMDMREKVMVSWVGLRGAVPIVLATFPLLAGVPQADIIFNLVFFIVLISALLHGTSIPLVAQWLDVAAPLRSTRGLAMDIAPESDAPSELIELTVPPGAAVAGKQIVDLGLPPGALIILMEKKSERFVPNGSTVLEAGDNLLILAGGPLADEVRARFSAETPPREATAGEYSAMPKRTDSTANGPLDGEDDLT from the coding sequence ATGGTAGCGATCGAGATCATCCTTGCCGGCGCAGCGGCCCTCGTCCTCATCAGCATCTTCGCCAACAAGATCTCCGAGTGGCTCGGCGTCCCGGCCCTCCTGATCTTCCTCCTGGTCGGCATGCTGGCGGGTTCCGAGGGACCGGGGGGCATCTACTTCGACGATCCCTTCATCGCCCAGTCGATCGGCATCGTCGCGCTCGCCTACATCCTCTTCTCGGGCGGTATCGACACCCGCTGGTCCGAGGTCCGCCCTGTGCTCGCCCGCGGCGTGGTGCTCGCCACGGTCGGCGTCCTCTTGACGGCGGTGCTGGTCGGGGCGTTCGCGACTGCCGTGCTGGGCTTCTCCCCGCTGGAAGGGCTTCTCCTGGGCGCCGTCGTCTCCTCGACCGACGCCGCGGCGGTCTTCTCGATCCTGCGGACGCGGCGGGCGAGCATGAAGGGCATCCTGCGCCCCCTGCTCGAGCTCGAGTCCGGGAGCAACGACCCGATGGCAGTCTTCCTGACGATCGGCATCATCTCGCTCATCCTGATGCCCGAGCGGTCCGCGCTCACCCTGGTCCCGCTCTTCATCCAGCAGATGGCGGTCGGCGGTCTGTTCGGCTACGGGATGGGATGGCTGACGGTGCACCTGATCAACCGCCTCAAACTCGAGTTCGAGGGGCTCTACCCGGTGCTCACCCTCACCATGGTGCTGCTGACCTACGGCGTGACGGCGGCGCTGGGGGGGAGCGGATTCATCGCAGTCTACATCTGCGGACTGGTCCTGGGCAACAGCACCTTTGTCCACAAGAACAGCCTGATCCGCTTCCACGAGGGTATCGCCTGGCTGATGCAGATCACGCTCTTCCTGACCCTGGGCCTGCTGGTCTTCCCCTCGCACCTCCTGCCCCTGATCGTCCCGGGGATCCTGATCGCCCTCTTCCTGATCTTCATCGCCCGCCCGGTCGCCGTGCTCCTCTGCCTCCTCCCCTGGCGGATGGACATGCGGGAGAAGGTCATGGTATCCTGGGTGGGGCTGCGGGGCGCCGTCCCGATCGTGCTGGCGACGTTCCCGCTCCTCGCCGGCGTCCCCCAGGCTGATATCATCTTCAACCTGGTCTTCTTCATCGTCCTCATATCGGCGCTGCTGCACGGCACCTCCATCCCCCTGGTCGCCCAGTGGCTGGACGTCGCGGCGCCGCTCCGCAGCACTCGCGGACTGGCGATGGATATCGCGCCGGAGAGCGACGCCCCCAGCGAACTGATCGAGCTCACCGTGCCACCGGGCGCCGCCGTGGCCGGGAAGCAGATCGTCGACCTGGGGCTGCCCCCGGGCGCCCTGATCATCCTGATGGAGAAGAAGTCCGAGCGGTTCGTCCCCAACGGCAGCACGGTGCTGGAGGCGGGCGACAACCTCCTCATCCTGGCTGGAGGCCCTCTTGCCGATGAGGTGCGGGCGAGATTCTCGGCTGAAACCCCCCCGCGGGAGGCGACCGCCGGGGAATATTCAGCGATGCCGAAGAGAACTGACAGCACGGCCAACGGGCCGCTCGATGGCGAGGATGACCTCACATGA